A genomic segment from Bubalus bubalis isolate 160015118507 breed Murrah chromosome 5, NDDB_SH_1, whole genome shotgun sequence encodes:
- the MARK2 gene encoding serine/threonine-protein kinase MARK2 isoform X1, translating into MLRGRNSATSADEQPHIGNYRLLKTIGKGNFAKVKLARHILTGKEVAVKIIDKTQLNSSSLQKHPSNGSVWRGPEGSKLSRHDPCCYFIFQLFREVRIMKVLNHPNIVKLFEVIETEKTLYLVMEYASGGEVFDYLVAHGRMKEKEARAKFRQIVSAVQYCHQKFIVHRDLKAENLLLDADMNIKIADFGFSNEFTFGNKLDTFCGSPPYAAPELFQGKKYDGPEVDVWSLGVILYTLVSGSLPFDGQNLKELRERVLRGKYRIPFYMSTDCENLLKKFLILNPSKRGTLEQIMKDRWMNVGHEDDELKPYVEPLPDYKDPRRTELMVSMGYTREEIQDSLVSQRYNEVMATYLLLGYKSSELEGDTITLKPRPSADLANSSAPSPSHKVQRSVSANPKQRRFSDQAGPAIPTSNSYSKKTQSNNAENKRPEEDRESGRKASSTAKVPASPLPGLERKKTTPTPSTNSVLSTSTNRSRNSPLLERASLGQASIQNGKDSLTMPGSRASTASASAAVSAARPRQHQKSMSASVHPNKATGLPPTDSNCEVPRPSTAPQRVPVASPSAHNISSSGGAPDRTNFPRGVSSRSTFHAGQLRQVRDQQNLPYGVTPASPSGNSQGRRGASGSIFSKFTSKFVRRNLSFRFARRNLNEPESKDRLETHRPHVVGSGGNDKEKEDFREAKPRSLRFTWSMKTTSSMEPNEMMREIRKVLDANSCQSELHEKYMLLCMHGTPGHESFVQWEMEVCKLPRLSLNGVRFKRISGTSMAFKNIASKIANELKL; encoded by the exons ATGCTGCGGGGCCGCAACTCAGCCACCTCTGCTGACGAGCAGCCCCATATCGGCAACTACCGGCTCCTTAAGACCATCGGCAAGGGTAACTTCGCCAAGGTGAAGCTGGCTCGGCATATCCTGACTGGGAAAGAG GTAGCTGTAAAGATCATTGACAAGACTCAGCTGAattcctccagcctccagaaa CATCCTAGCAATGGATCTGTTTGGAGGGGACCTGAGGGGAGCAAGCTGAGCAGGCATGACCCCTGCTgctattttattttccagctgTTCCGTGAAGTAAGAATAATGAAGGTTCTGAACCATCCCAACATAG TTAAGTTATTTGAAGTGATCGAGACTGAGAAAACACTCTACCTGGTCATGGAGTACGCCAGTGGAG GAGAGGTGTTTGATTACCTAGTGGCTCATGGcaggatgaaagaaaaagaggctCGAGCCAAATTCCGCCAG ATAGTGTCTGCTGTGCAGTACTGTCACCAGAAGTTCATTGTCCACAGAGACCTAAAG GCAGAAAACCTGCTCTTGGATGCTGATATGAACATCAAGATTGCAGACTTTGGCTTCAGCAATGAATTCACCTTTGGGAACAAGCTGGATACCTTCTGTGGCAGTCCTCCTTATGCTGCCCCAGAGCTCTTCCAGGGCAAAAAGTACGATGGACCCGAGGTGGATGTGTGGAGCCTGGGAGTTATCCTGTACACACTGGTCAGCGGATCCCTGCCTTTTGATGGACAGAACCTCAAG GAGCTACGGGAGCGGGTACTGAGGGGGAAATACCGTATTCCGTTCTACATGTCCACAGACTGTGAAAACCTGCTCAAGAAATTTCTCATTCTCAATCCCAGCAAGAGAGGCACTTTAGAG CAAATCATGAAAGATCGGTGGATGAATGTGGGTCACGAAGATGATGAATTAAAGCCTTATGTGGAGCCACTCCCTGACTACAAGGACCCCCGGCGGACAG AGTTGATGGTGTCCATGGGTTACACGCGGGAAGAGATCCAGGACTCACTGGTGAGCCAGAGGTACAACGAGGTGATGGCCACCTATCTGCTCCTGGGCTACAAGAGCTCCGAG CTGGAGGGCGACACCATCACCTTGAAGCCCCGGCCTTCAGCTGATCTGGCCAATAGCagtgccccctccccctcccacaagGTACAGCGCAGCGTCTCCGCCAACCCCAAGCAGCGGCGCTTCAGCGACCAGG CTGGCCCTGCCATCCCCACCTCCAATTCCTACTCTAAGAAGACTCAGAGCAACAACGCAGAAAACAAGCGGCCTGAAGAGGACCGGGAGTCAGGACGGAAGGCCAGCAGCACAGCCAAAGTGCCTGCCAGCCCCCTGCCTGGCCTGGAGAGGAAGAAGACCACCCCGACACCCTCCACG AACAGCGTCCTCTCCACCAGCACAAACCGAAGCAGGAATTCCCCACTCCTGGAGAGGGCCAGCCTTGGCCAGGCCTCCATCCAGAATGGCAAAGACAG CCTAACCATGCCAGGGTCCCGGGCCTCCACGGCTTCTGCTTCCGCCGCGGTCTCTGCGGCCCGGCCCCGCCAGCACCAGAAATCCATGTCGGCCTCCGTGCACCCCAACAAGGCCACTGGGCTGCCCCCCACGGACAGTAACTGTGAGGTGCCGCGGCCCAG CACAGCCCCCCAGCGTGTCCCTGTCGCCTCCCCCTCCGCCCACAACATCAGCAGCAGTGGTGGAGCCCCAGACCGAACTAATTTCCCCCGGGGTGTGTCCAGTCGAAGCACCTTCCATGCTGGACAGCTCCGGCAGGTGCGGGACCAGCAGAATTTGCCCTACGGTGtcaccccagcctctccctctggCAACAGCCAGGGCCGGCGGGGGGCCTCGGGGAGCATCTTCAGCAAATTCACCTCCAAGTTTGTGCGCAG aaatCTGTCTTTCAGGTTTGCCAGAAG gaacctgaaTGAACCTGAAAGCAAAGACCGATTGGAGACGCACAG ACCTCACGTGGTGGGCAGCGGTGGCAACGACAAAGAGAAGGAAGACTTTCGGGAGGCCAAGCCCCGCTCACTGCGCTTCACGTGGAGCATGAAGACCACGAGCTCCATGGAGCCCAACGAGATGATGCGGGAGATCCGCAAGGTGCTGGACGCCAACAGCTGCCAGAGCGAGCTGCACGAGAAGTACATGCTGCTGTGCATGCACGGCACACCCGGCCACGAGAGCTTCGTGCAGTGGGAGATGGAGGTGTGCAAACTGCCGCGCCTGTCTCTCAACGGCGTTCGGTTTAAGCGGATATCAGGCACCTCCATGGCCTTCAAAAACATTGCCTCCAAAATAGCCAACGAGCTTAAGCTTTAA
- the MARK2 gene encoding serine/threonine-protein kinase MARK2 isoform X11, translating to MLRGRNSATSADEQPHIGNYRLLKTIGKGNFAKVKLARHILTGKEVAVKIIDKTQLNSSSLQKLFREVRIMKVLNHPNIVKLFEVIETEKTLYLVMEYASGGEVFDYLVAHGRMKEKEARAKFRQIVSAVQYCHQKFIVHRDLKAENLLLDADMNIKIADFGFSNEFTFGNKLDTFCGSPPYAAPELFQGKKYDGPEVDVWSLGVILYTLVSGSLPFDGQNLKELRERVLRGKYRIPFYMSTDCENLLKKFLILNPSKRGTLEQIMKDRWMNVGHEDDELKPYVEPLPDYKDPRRTELMVSMGYTREEIQDSLVSQRYNEVMATYLLLGYKSSELEGDTITLKPRPSADLANSSAPSPSHKVQRSVSANPKQRRFSDQAGPAIPTSNSYSKKTQSNNAENKRPEEDRESGRKASSTAKVPASPLPGLERKKTTPTPSTNSVLSTSTNRSRNSPLLERASLGQASIQNGKDSTAPQRVPVASPSAHNISSSGGAPDRTNFPRGVSSRSTFHAGQLRQVRDQQNLPYGVTPASPSGNSQGRRGASGSIFSKFTSKFVRRNLSFRFARRNLNEPESKDRLETHRPHVVGSGGNDKEKEDFREAKPRSLRFTWSMKTTSSMEPNEMMREIRKVLDANSCQSELHEKYMLLCMHGTPGHESFVQWEMEVCKLPRLSLNGVRFKRISGTSMAFKNIASKIANELKL from the exons ATGCTGCGGGGCCGCAACTCAGCCACCTCTGCTGACGAGCAGCCCCATATCGGCAACTACCGGCTCCTTAAGACCATCGGCAAGGGTAACTTCGCCAAGGTGAAGCTGGCTCGGCATATCCTGACTGGGAAAGAG GTAGCTGTAAAGATCATTGACAAGACTCAGCTGAattcctccagcctccagaaa ctgTTCCGTGAAGTAAGAATAATGAAGGTTCTGAACCATCCCAACATAG TTAAGTTATTTGAAGTGATCGAGACTGAGAAAACACTCTACCTGGTCATGGAGTACGCCAGTGGAG GAGAGGTGTTTGATTACCTAGTGGCTCATGGcaggatgaaagaaaaagaggctCGAGCCAAATTCCGCCAG ATAGTGTCTGCTGTGCAGTACTGTCACCAGAAGTTCATTGTCCACAGAGACCTAAAG GCAGAAAACCTGCTCTTGGATGCTGATATGAACATCAAGATTGCAGACTTTGGCTTCAGCAATGAATTCACCTTTGGGAACAAGCTGGATACCTTCTGTGGCAGTCCTCCTTATGCTGCCCCAGAGCTCTTCCAGGGCAAAAAGTACGATGGACCCGAGGTGGATGTGTGGAGCCTGGGAGTTATCCTGTACACACTGGTCAGCGGATCCCTGCCTTTTGATGGACAGAACCTCAAG GAGCTACGGGAGCGGGTACTGAGGGGGAAATACCGTATTCCGTTCTACATGTCCACAGACTGTGAAAACCTGCTCAAGAAATTTCTCATTCTCAATCCCAGCAAGAGAGGCACTTTAGAG CAAATCATGAAAGATCGGTGGATGAATGTGGGTCACGAAGATGATGAATTAAAGCCTTATGTGGAGCCACTCCCTGACTACAAGGACCCCCGGCGGACAG AGTTGATGGTGTCCATGGGTTACACGCGGGAAGAGATCCAGGACTCACTGGTGAGCCAGAGGTACAACGAGGTGATGGCCACCTATCTGCTCCTGGGCTACAAGAGCTCCGAG CTGGAGGGCGACACCATCACCTTGAAGCCCCGGCCTTCAGCTGATCTGGCCAATAGCagtgccccctccccctcccacaagGTACAGCGCAGCGTCTCCGCCAACCCCAAGCAGCGGCGCTTCAGCGACCAGG CTGGCCCTGCCATCCCCACCTCCAATTCCTACTCTAAGAAGACTCAGAGCAACAACGCAGAAAACAAGCGGCCTGAAGAGGACCGGGAGTCAGGACGGAAGGCCAGCAGCACAGCCAAAGTGCCTGCCAGCCCCCTGCCTGGCCTGGAGAGGAAGAAGACCACCCCGACACCCTCCACG AACAGCGTCCTCTCCACCAGCACAAACCGAAGCAGGAATTCCCCACTCCTGGAGAGGGCCAGCCTTGGCCAGGCCTCCATCCAGAATGGCAAAGACAG CACAGCCCCCCAGCGTGTCCCTGTCGCCTCCCCCTCCGCCCACAACATCAGCAGCAGTGGTGGAGCCCCAGACCGAACTAATTTCCCCCGGGGTGTGTCCAGTCGAAGCACCTTCCATGCTGGACAGCTCCGGCAGGTGCGGGACCAGCAGAATTTGCCCTACGGTGtcaccccagcctctccctctggCAACAGCCAGGGCCGGCGGGGGGCCTCGGGGAGCATCTTCAGCAAATTCACCTCCAAGTTTGTGCGCAG aaatCTGTCTTTCAGGTTTGCCAGAAG gaacctgaaTGAACCTGAAAGCAAAGACCGATTGGAGACGCACAG ACCTCACGTGGTGGGCAGCGGTGGCAACGACAAAGAGAAGGAAGACTTTCGGGAGGCCAAGCCCCGCTCACTGCGCTTCACGTGGAGCATGAAGACCACGAGCTCCATGGAGCCCAACGAGATGATGCGGGAGATCCGCAAGGTGCTGGACGCCAACAGCTGCCAGAGCGAGCTGCACGAGAAGTACATGCTGCTGTGCATGCACGGCACACCCGGCCACGAGAGCTTCGTGCAGTGGGAGATGGAGGTGTGCAAACTGCCGCGCCTGTCTCTCAACGGCGTTCGGTTTAAGCGGATATCAGGCACCTCCATGGCCTTCAAAAACATTGCCTCCAAAATAGCCAACGAGCTTAAGCTTTAA
- the MARK2 gene encoding serine/threonine-protein kinase MARK2 isoform X4, which produces MLRGRNSATSADEQPHIGNYRLLKTIGKGNFAKVKLARHILTGKEVAVKIIDKTQLNSSSLQKLFREVRIMKVLNHPNIVKLFEVIETEKTLYLVMEYASGGEVFDYLVAHGRMKEKEARAKFRQIVSAVQYCHQKFIVHRDLKAENLLLDADMNIKIADFGFSNEFTFGNKLDTFCGSPPYAAPELFQGKKYDGPEVDVWSLGVILYTLVSGSLPFDGQNLKELRERVLRGKYRIPFYMSTDCENLLKKFLILNPSKRGTLEQIMKDRWMNVGHEDDELKPYVEPLPDYKDPRRTELMVSMGYTREEIQDSLVSQRYNEVMATYLLLGYKSSELEGDTITLKPRPSADLANSSAPSPSHKVQRSVSANPKQRRFSDQAGPAIPTSNSYSKKTQSNNAENKRPEEDRESGRKASSTAKVPASPLPGLERKKTTPTPSTNSVLSTSTNRSRNSPLLERASLGQASIQNGKDSLTMPGSRASTASASAAVSAARPRQHQKSMSASVHPNKATGLPPTDSNCEVPRPSTAPQRVPVASPSAHNISSSGGAPDRTNFPRGVSSRSTFHAGQLRQVRDQQNLPYGVTPASPSGNSQGRRGASGSIFSKFTSKFVRRNLSFRFARRNLNEPESKDRLETHRPHVVGSGGNDKEKEDFREAKPRSLRFTWSMKTTSSMEPNEMMREIRKVLDANSCQSELHEKYMLLCMHGTPGHESFVQWEMEVCKLPRLSLNGVRFKRISGTSMAFKNIASKIANELKL; this is translated from the exons ATGCTGCGGGGCCGCAACTCAGCCACCTCTGCTGACGAGCAGCCCCATATCGGCAACTACCGGCTCCTTAAGACCATCGGCAAGGGTAACTTCGCCAAGGTGAAGCTGGCTCGGCATATCCTGACTGGGAAAGAG GTAGCTGTAAAGATCATTGACAAGACTCAGCTGAattcctccagcctccagaaa ctgTTCCGTGAAGTAAGAATAATGAAGGTTCTGAACCATCCCAACATAG TTAAGTTATTTGAAGTGATCGAGACTGAGAAAACACTCTACCTGGTCATGGAGTACGCCAGTGGAG GAGAGGTGTTTGATTACCTAGTGGCTCATGGcaggatgaaagaaaaagaggctCGAGCCAAATTCCGCCAG ATAGTGTCTGCTGTGCAGTACTGTCACCAGAAGTTCATTGTCCACAGAGACCTAAAG GCAGAAAACCTGCTCTTGGATGCTGATATGAACATCAAGATTGCAGACTTTGGCTTCAGCAATGAATTCACCTTTGGGAACAAGCTGGATACCTTCTGTGGCAGTCCTCCTTATGCTGCCCCAGAGCTCTTCCAGGGCAAAAAGTACGATGGACCCGAGGTGGATGTGTGGAGCCTGGGAGTTATCCTGTACACACTGGTCAGCGGATCCCTGCCTTTTGATGGACAGAACCTCAAG GAGCTACGGGAGCGGGTACTGAGGGGGAAATACCGTATTCCGTTCTACATGTCCACAGACTGTGAAAACCTGCTCAAGAAATTTCTCATTCTCAATCCCAGCAAGAGAGGCACTTTAGAG CAAATCATGAAAGATCGGTGGATGAATGTGGGTCACGAAGATGATGAATTAAAGCCTTATGTGGAGCCACTCCCTGACTACAAGGACCCCCGGCGGACAG AGTTGATGGTGTCCATGGGTTACACGCGGGAAGAGATCCAGGACTCACTGGTGAGCCAGAGGTACAACGAGGTGATGGCCACCTATCTGCTCCTGGGCTACAAGAGCTCCGAG CTGGAGGGCGACACCATCACCTTGAAGCCCCGGCCTTCAGCTGATCTGGCCAATAGCagtgccccctccccctcccacaagGTACAGCGCAGCGTCTCCGCCAACCCCAAGCAGCGGCGCTTCAGCGACCAGG CTGGCCCTGCCATCCCCACCTCCAATTCCTACTCTAAGAAGACTCAGAGCAACAACGCAGAAAACAAGCGGCCTGAAGAGGACCGGGAGTCAGGACGGAAGGCCAGCAGCACAGCCAAAGTGCCTGCCAGCCCCCTGCCTGGCCTGGAGAGGAAGAAGACCACCCCGACACCCTCCACG AACAGCGTCCTCTCCACCAGCACAAACCGAAGCAGGAATTCCCCACTCCTGGAGAGGGCCAGCCTTGGCCAGGCCTCCATCCAGAATGGCAAAGACAG CCTAACCATGCCAGGGTCCCGGGCCTCCACGGCTTCTGCTTCCGCCGCGGTCTCTGCGGCCCGGCCCCGCCAGCACCAGAAATCCATGTCGGCCTCCGTGCACCCCAACAAGGCCACTGGGCTGCCCCCCACGGACAGTAACTGTGAGGTGCCGCGGCCCAG CACAGCCCCCCAGCGTGTCCCTGTCGCCTCCCCCTCCGCCCACAACATCAGCAGCAGTGGTGGAGCCCCAGACCGAACTAATTTCCCCCGGGGTGTGTCCAGTCGAAGCACCTTCCATGCTGGACAGCTCCGGCAGGTGCGGGACCAGCAGAATTTGCCCTACGGTGtcaccccagcctctccctctggCAACAGCCAGGGCCGGCGGGGGGCCTCGGGGAGCATCTTCAGCAAATTCACCTCCAAGTTTGTGCGCAG aaatCTGTCTTTCAGGTTTGCCAGAAG gaacctgaaTGAACCTGAAAGCAAAGACCGATTGGAGACGCACAG ACCTCACGTGGTGGGCAGCGGTGGCAACGACAAAGAGAAGGAAGACTTTCGGGAGGCCAAGCCCCGCTCACTGCGCTTCACGTGGAGCATGAAGACCACGAGCTCCATGGAGCCCAACGAGATGATGCGGGAGATCCGCAAGGTGCTGGACGCCAACAGCTGCCAGAGCGAGCTGCACGAGAAGTACATGCTGCTGTGCATGCACGGCACACCCGGCCACGAGAGCTTCGTGCAGTGGGAGATGGAGGTGTGCAAACTGCCGCGCCTGTCTCTCAACGGCGTTCGGTTTAAGCGGATATCAGGCACCTCCATGGCCTTCAAAAACATTGCCTCCAAAATAGCCAACGAGCTTAAGCTTTAA
- the MARK2 gene encoding serine/threonine-protein kinase MARK2 isoform X9 yields MLRGRNSATSADEQPHIGNYRLLKTIGKGNFAKVKLARHILTGKEVAVKIIDKTQLNSSSLQKHPSNGSVWRGPEGSKLSRHDPCCYFIFQLFREVRIMKVLNHPNIVKLFEVIETEKTLYLVMEYASGGEVFDYLVAHGRMKEKEARAKFRQIVSAVQYCHQKFIVHRDLKAENLLLDADMNIKIADFGFSNEFTFGNKLDTFCGSPPYAAPELFQGKKYDGPEVDVWSLGVILYTLVSGSLPFDGQNLKELRERVLRGKYRIPFYMSTDCENLLKKFLILNPSKRGTLEQIMKDRWMNVGHEDDELKPYVEPLPDYKDPRRTELMVSMGYTREEIQDSLVSQRYNEVMATYLLLGYKSSELEGDTITLKPRPSADLANSSAPSPSHKVQRSVSANPKQRRFSDQAAGPAIPTSNSYSKKTQSNNAENKRPEEDRESGRKASSTAKVPASPLPGLERKKTTPTPSTNSVLSTSTNRSRNSPLLERASLGQASIQNGKDSLTMPGSRASTASASAAVSAARPRQHQKSMSASVHPNKATGLPPTDSNCEVPRPSTAPQRVPVASPSAHNISSSGGAPDRTNFPRGVSSRSTFHAGQLRQVRDQQNLPYGVTPASPSGNSQGRRGASGSIFSKFTSKFVRRNLSFRFARRNLNEPESKDRLETHRPHVVGSGGNDKEKEDFREAKPRSLRFTWSMKTTSSMEPNEMMREIRKVLDANSCQSELHEKYMLLCMHGTPGHESFVQWEMEVCKLPRLSLNGVRFKRISGTSMAFKNIASKIANELKL; encoded by the exons ATGCTGCGGGGCCGCAACTCAGCCACCTCTGCTGACGAGCAGCCCCATATCGGCAACTACCGGCTCCTTAAGACCATCGGCAAGGGTAACTTCGCCAAGGTGAAGCTGGCTCGGCATATCCTGACTGGGAAAGAG GTAGCTGTAAAGATCATTGACAAGACTCAGCTGAattcctccagcctccagaaa CATCCTAGCAATGGATCTGTTTGGAGGGGACCTGAGGGGAGCAAGCTGAGCAGGCATGACCCCTGCTgctattttattttccagctgTTCCGTGAAGTAAGAATAATGAAGGTTCTGAACCATCCCAACATAG TTAAGTTATTTGAAGTGATCGAGACTGAGAAAACACTCTACCTGGTCATGGAGTACGCCAGTGGAG GAGAGGTGTTTGATTACCTAGTGGCTCATGGcaggatgaaagaaaaagaggctCGAGCCAAATTCCGCCAG ATAGTGTCTGCTGTGCAGTACTGTCACCAGAAGTTCATTGTCCACAGAGACCTAAAG GCAGAAAACCTGCTCTTGGATGCTGATATGAACATCAAGATTGCAGACTTTGGCTTCAGCAATGAATTCACCTTTGGGAACAAGCTGGATACCTTCTGTGGCAGTCCTCCTTATGCTGCCCCAGAGCTCTTCCAGGGCAAAAAGTACGATGGACCCGAGGTGGATGTGTGGAGCCTGGGAGTTATCCTGTACACACTGGTCAGCGGATCCCTGCCTTTTGATGGACAGAACCTCAAG GAGCTACGGGAGCGGGTACTGAGGGGGAAATACCGTATTCCGTTCTACATGTCCACAGACTGTGAAAACCTGCTCAAGAAATTTCTCATTCTCAATCCCAGCAAGAGAGGCACTTTAGAG CAAATCATGAAAGATCGGTGGATGAATGTGGGTCACGAAGATGATGAATTAAAGCCTTATGTGGAGCCACTCCCTGACTACAAGGACCCCCGGCGGACAG AGTTGATGGTGTCCATGGGTTACACGCGGGAAGAGATCCAGGACTCACTGGTGAGCCAGAGGTACAACGAGGTGATGGCCACCTATCTGCTCCTGGGCTACAAGAGCTCCGAG CTGGAGGGCGACACCATCACCTTGAAGCCCCGGCCTTCAGCTGATCTGGCCAATAGCagtgccccctccccctcccacaagGTACAGCGCAGCGTCTCCGCCAACCCCAAGCAGCGGCGCTTCAGCGACCAGG CAGCTGGCCCTGCCATCCCCACCTCCAATTCCTACTCTAAGAAGACTCAGAGCAACAACGCAGAAAACAAGCGGCCTGAAGAGGACCGGGAGTCAGGACGGAAGGCCAGCAGCACAGCCAAAGTGCCTGCCAGCCCCCTGCCTGGCCTGGAGAGGAAGAAGACCACCCCGACACCCTCCACG AACAGCGTCCTCTCCACCAGCACAAACCGAAGCAGGAATTCCCCACTCCTGGAGAGGGCCAGCCTTGGCCAGGCCTCCATCCAGAATGGCAAAGACAG CCTAACCATGCCAGGGTCCCGGGCCTCCACGGCTTCTGCTTCCGCCGCGGTCTCTGCGGCCCGGCCCCGCCAGCACCAGAAATCCATGTCGGCCTCCGTGCACCCCAACAAGGCCACTGGGCTGCCCCCCACGGACAGTAACTGTGAGGTGCCGCGGCCCAG CACAGCCCCCCAGCGTGTCCCTGTCGCCTCCCCCTCCGCCCACAACATCAGCAGCAGTGGTGGAGCCCCAGACCGAACTAATTTCCCCCGGGGTGTGTCCAGTCGAAGCACCTTCCATGCTGGACAGCTCCGGCAGGTGCGGGACCAGCAGAATTTGCCCTACGGTGtcaccccagcctctccctctggCAACAGCCAGGGCCGGCGGGGGGCCTCGGGGAGCATCTTCAGCAAATTCACCTCCAAGTTTGTGCGCAG aaatCTGTCTTTCAGGTTTGCCAGAAG gaacctgaaTGAACCTGAAAGCAAAGACCGATTGGAGACGCACAG ACCTCACGTGGTGGGCAGCGGTGGCAACGACAAAGAGAAGGAAGACTTTCGGGAGGCCAAGCCCCGCTCACTGCGCTTCACGTGGAGCATGAAGACCACGAGCTCCATGGAGCCCAACGAGATGATGCGGGAGATCCGCAAGGTGCTGGACGCCAACAGCTGCCAGAGCGAGCTGCACGAGAAGTACATGCTGCTGTGCATGCACGGCACACCCGGCCACGAGAGCTTCGTGCAGTGGGAGATGGAGGTGTGCAAACTGCCGCGCCTGTCTCTCAACGGCGTTCGGTTTAAGCGGATATCAGGCACCTCCATGGCCTTCAAAAACATTGCCTCCAAAATAGCCAACGAGCTTAAGCTTTAA